In the Pirellulales bacterium genome, GGAGCACTGGCACGACATCATCGACAATCCCACGCCGAGTTACTTTTGGGTGGGCCCCGTCTACGGAGTCGTTGAGGTCGTGCCCGAGCCGTCGGCGCTGATCCTGGCAGCGCTGGGCGGACTCGCACTGTTCGCATTTCGCAGACAGGCATGCCGCGCATGAGTACAGCGCAACCCCGGCGCCCGATTTTATCCGACGCGACCCACGGCGCGGGACCAACATTTTTCCGGCCGGCCTCATCGTCGTGCGCGAGCCGTCGACGGTCTTGCTAGGCGTCATCGCCGGGCTTGGCCTTATGGCGAGCCGACGACGCCGGACGGCCTGAGCTGCGCTCAACCTTTCGGAGGCATTTGTCGAATACGGCAAGGAACTCGGCAGCGGCGCGGGTGGCCTTTTGACGAAGGCCGTTTCGCGCCGCTACAACAGCGGACATGAAAACGCATCGCGAATGCCTGACGTTCAATATTCCCGCGCGGATGGACTTTCTGAACATCACCCCGCAAGTCGAAGCGGCGGTCGCCCAGAGCGGCGTGCAAGAGGGCCTGGTGCTGGTCAACGCAATGCACCATTCGGACGCTCGCCTATATGCCCGGAGTTGGGAAAAATTTCGACGTTCACGAGTTCGCTTTTGGGGTATTTCTTGCCTGTGGACCGAAATGTCAGGTTGATTTTTTCGATGCACTGGAGGACGGCCTGAGCTTTTCGGCGGTTGTCACTCTTTGGGTCGTCCAAGAGGTCTTCGGCGGCCACAAGGGACATAACGTGCGAGTAAGTCTCCTCGCGAACTCGTTGGAGTTCGGCCGACCAGTTCTTCAGAGTTCCCTTCAACTGCTCTATTCCCTGCTCCAAAGCAGAAATCCGCTCGTTTGCCTTTTCGATCGCTCGGTTGGCTTTAGCTGGGTCGAGGTTCAGAATCCGCTCGGTCAACGTCGTGTGCTTGTCTTCGAGTTCGCCTATCTTTTGGCGAATGTGGGCTTCGTCTCTCTTGAAATAATGCTCGTAGGCCTTATGGATCGGGGCCATAAACACTGCCAGCCCTTCAATCCATTCTTCCGGTGTCGTTGGTGGCAGCCTCTTTGTCAATTTTGGGGAATTGGCGAAGACGGTTTTGTAGTTATAAGGGCGAAGCTTTCCGTCATTGCCTTTGAATTCCTCGATTGTTGGAATGTCGCCATTCTTGACCAACTCGGCTCGTACGTCCTTCACAGTGTTATGC is a window encoding:
- a CDS encoding ParB N-terminal domain-containing protein → METNGVQVPIVVDADDPTVIIDGHHRKRIADELGKECPILVTQFDDDAHRLVTALRLNSNRRHLTANDRRKAIGNYLKQHTKTNDNQLSKMIGCSHNTVKDVRAELVKNGDIPTIEEFKGNDGKLRPYNYKTVFANSPKLTKRLPPTTPEEWIEGLAVFMAPIHKAYEHYFKRDEAHIRQKIGELEDKHTTLTERILNLDPAKANRAIEKANERISALEQGIEQLKGTLKNWSAELQRVREETYSHVMSLVAAEDLLDDPKSDNRRKAQAVLQCIEKINLTFRSTGKKYPKSELVNVEIFPNSGHIGERPNGALR